The genomic DNA TAATTTGATGCCGAAGCTCAATAGAAAAGAACTCGTCGACCCAGAGTAAGTATTTCACTTAAGACagattttaatgaataaaatacaattatttatttgactttAACTGGAGGACAGCGAATTGTCTATGGAGTTATGAGTACAGTTCGTATCAGATCGAATCAAAGCCTGGAAAACCTTACGGCGGATCATTGGCGGAGTTCAATAAAGTTGAGTCGAATATGCTGAGCCGAAGAATTGAAGCGAGGGAGTTGTTGAAGCCCGACGAAAGACTTTTGACGATTACTTCGTTTCCAAGGTAAAAAGAATGAAGAGACGTGTGGTGATGGATCAGTTGAAGAAATTGAAGAGATTTATTGATGGTTGTGGTTTCATTGCAGATTGGGGTGTAGTAACTTTTGTTACCCGGCTGCAAAACCGACACCGGAGGAAGGAATTAATGCTAGTTTATTTCTTCCCGATGAAGCTATATGTCAAGGGCTTGACAGGATGCGAGCCATACCAATAAGTGTCAAATTGCGTCGAAATGAAGGATTGTCGATTAATATCCCAAGTATGTTTGGATAATAAGTACCAAAATGGTAATATAAGTgataggattatttattaccaGGGTTTTTAATAGTTTACAGAGACAAAAACGTCGCAAAACCATTAAAAGAAGACTTGGTGGCTTTAGGAAGTGATCAAAAATGTCAAAGAGAAGCTAAAGATAATCATATTTATATGGATGCAGTGGGTTTTGGATTGGGCTGTTGTTGTGTACAAACGACGTTGCTTGGTCGTGATATAACACAAGCACGAGAATTGTATGATCAACTTACTCCATTTACTGCGGTTATGGTAAATAATCCATCTAAggcattttgaaaaaatagacgaggaatttatttatttatgtaatagGTCGCTTTGACGGCAGCAGCTCCTGCGTTCCGTGGCTATCTTGCGGATGTTGATAGTAGATGGATTGCTACTACAGACTCGGTAGATGACAGAACAAGAGGAGAAAGAGGTCTTGAGCCTCTGAAAGACGGCGAGAGGTTAACGCGGAATGGGAGAAACGGATCAGTTGAGTGGTATCTCAGCGACGAGGGTCAGAGATACAACGATCTCCCGCTGGAGTATGATGATGGATTGTTGAAAGTACTGATGGATAATGGAGTTGACAAAGCTCTCGCGCAGCATGTTGCCCATCTTTTTACAAAAGACCCTATAACAATCTTGTCGACCCAGATATATGTAGACGACGAAAAATGCTCAGATTGTTTTGATAGTATTCAAGGAACAACCTGGAGATCGATAAGATTCAAACCGCCACCGGCTAATTCGGACATCGGCTGGCGAGTTGAGTTCCGTCCGATGGATATTCAAATTACAGACTTTGAGAATGCCGCGGCAGTCTGTTTTATCATTTTACTGGCAAAGGTTATCGTCCACTTcaatttgaatactttgatACCACTGAGTAAAGTTGAAGAAAATATGATGAGAGCGCAGAAACGTGACGCCGTAAATAAGGAAAAATTGTGGTTCCGCAAGGACACCACGTCCCATGCCACAGACCAACCGATCGACCAAGAGTACGGGGAATTCTCactaaatgaaataataaatggaaAGCAAGGCCACTTTATCGGTATCATACCCCTGATAAATTCTTACATTGACAGCTGTAATGTTGACACTGAAACTCGCAATACAATCCAACGATTTTTGGATCTCTTTGGTGGACGTGCCTCCGGTAAACTTTTAACCGACGCTGCTTGGATGCGAAAACAAATAATCAATCACCCGGACTACAAAGAAGACGCAGTAGTTTCCGAGCGTATCAATTACGATCTGCTGAAGTCAATCGACCTAATCGCCCATGGTCATCAACCATGTCCAGATTTATTTGGCTCTCATTTACTCCCGAAAAtaccttaaataaatatactgtcaatatttaaatatcaacaaCTAGTTACACATAATCACGTAAGAAATTGACATAAAAcaaattctgtaaaaaaagtaCCCCAttgtattttttgtaaataatcaaTTGCATAAATTGATTACTGATTCCAATAAAgactaaaagaaaaattctGCGATCAATTATATGTTTACACAAATGCGTTAAACAGTTATAACACGTCCTAATTCTCTATGTAAtgcaaatattttacttttttattaatgtctaaatgttaaaaaaggtgtacgaataatttttgttgaaataataaatatcaaggtATCCTTTATTCATATCGATCATAATCTTATAACTGggtgttaataattaaataatttggtataagaaaaaataatattatcataAGCATATTTATTCTGGATGATTAATTAAGTAGCATGcgcaaaatttattatctcaAAAATGTCCAGTCaggtgttaaaaattataaataaataacaggaATACCGATCGACATACCATCAGTTAATGGAAAACGTCTTACTGCACTGATCTTTCATCACATAATTAGAGTATGCCTCAAGTGGCCGCAGGAGCATCACTTACATGGGAAGAAACGAAAGAAGTTTcagaatatataaaacatcACGGCATACTCcagtttattaatttgtataaaaaaaataaggataCAAGAGATGATGAGTTTAAATGGGGAGATGaggtatttattattcatttattttaaaaattttcaaatatgtcAGACCATTTTACCATCTGGTAAATGAGGGATTTCTTCGcatgtaatatatttttgctataatgtaaaaaataataataataataataataataataattactattatgtcatccattaacaattttacataagtaagcaagataattatttatgtgtgAAAGATAGAGTACATGATTGTCAAGTTCGACGATGAGGAAAAAACAGCGAAAACATTATTTGACTCGCATAATTTGATGCCGAAGCTCAATAGAAAAGAACTCGTCGACTTAGAGTAAGTATTTCACTTAAGACGGATTGTCATTAACAAAATacagttatttatttgacTTTAATAGGAGGACAGCTAATCGTCTATGGAGTTATGAGTACAGTTCATATCAGATCGAATCAAAGCCTGGAAAACCTTACGGCGCACCATTGGCGGAGTTTAATAAAGTTGAGACGAATATGCTGAGACGAAGAGTTGAAGCGAGGGAATTTTTGAAGCCTGATGAAAGTCTATTGACGGTTACTTCGTTTCCAAGGTGAAAAGAATGAAAAGACGTGTGATGATGGATCAGTTGAAGAAATTGAAGAGATTTATTGATGGCTGTGGTTTCATTGCAGATTGGGGTGTAGTAACTTTTGTTACCCGGCTGCAAAACCGACACCGGAGGAAGGAATTAATGCTAGTTTATTTCTTCCCGATGAAGCTATATGTCAAGGGCTTGACAGGATGCGAGCCATATCGATAAGTGTCAAATTGCGTCGAAATCAAGGATTGTCGATCAATATACCAAGTATGTTTGGATAATAAGTATCAAAATTGTAATATAAGTTATAGGATTATCTATTAACAGAATTTCTGATAGTTTACAGAGACAAAAATGTCGCAGTACCATTCAGAGAAGACTTGGTGGCTTTAGGAAGTGATGGAAAAGGTCAAAGAGAAGCCAAAGATGATCATGTTTATATGGATGCAGCGGGTTTTGGATTAGGCTGTTGTTGTTTGCAAACGACGTTGCTTGGTCGTGATATAATACAAGCACGAGAATTATATGATCAACTAACAGCATTCTGTCCGGTTATGGTAAATATCAAGATGTGATGCTTTCATACAGCAaacaagtaatttatttatttatgtgatAGGTCGCTTTGACTGCAGCAGCTCCTGTGTTTCGAGGCTATCTTACGGATGTTGATAGTAGATGGATTGTTACCAGGGACTCAGGAGATGACAGAACACCAGGAGAACGCGGAGTTGAACCTTTGAAGGAAGATGAAACACTCATGAGAAGTGGTAGATATGGAGCTGTGGAGTGGTATCTTAGCAAAGAAGGTCAGAGGTACAATGACCTTCCGCTGGAGTATGATAAAAAGTGGCTGAATTCACTGATGGATAATGG from Microplitis mediator isolate UGA2020A chromosome 7, iyMicMedi2.1, whole genome shotgun sequence includes the following:
- the LOC130671412 gene encoding glutamate--cysteine ligase-like isoform X1 produces the protein MPQVAAEASLSWEETKEVSEYIKHHGILQFINLYKKYKDRRDDEFKWGDEIEYMIVKFDDEEKTAKTLFDSHNLMPKLNRKELVDPETANCLWSYEYSSYQIESKPGKPYGGSLAEFNKVESNMLSRRIEARELLKPDERLLTITSFPRLGCSNFCYPAAKPTPEEGINASLFLPDEAICQGLDRMRAIPISVKLRRNEGLSINIPIYRDKNVAKPLKEDLVALGSDQKCQREAKDNHIYMDAVGFGLGCCCVQTTLLGRDITQARELYDQLTPFTAVMVALTAAAPAFRGYLADVDSRWIATTDSVDDRTRGERGLEPLKDGERLTRNGRNGSVEWYLSDEGQRYNDLPLEYDDGLLKVLMDNGVDKALAQHVAHLFTKDPITILSTQIYVDDEKCSDCFDSIQGTTWRSIRFKPPPANSDIGWRVEFRPMDIQITDFENAAAVCFIILLAKVIVHFNLNTLIPLSKVEENMMRAQKRDAVNKEKLWFRKDTTSHATDQPIDQEYGEFSLNEIINGKQGHFIGIIPLINSYIDSCNVDTETRNTIQRFLDLFGGRASGKLLTDAAWMRKQIINHPDYKEDAVVSERINYDLLKSIDLIAHGHQPCPDLFGSHLLPKIP
- the LOC130671412 gene encoding glutamate--cysteine ligase-like isoform X2 — protein: MLSRRIEARELLKPDERLLTITSFPRLGCSNFCYPAAKPTPEEGINASLFLPDEAICQGLDRMRAIPISVKLRRNEGLSINIPIYRDKNVAKPLKEDLVALGSDQKCQREAKDNHIYMDAVGFGLGCCCVQTTLLGRDITQARELYDQLTPFTAVMVALTAAAPAFRGYLADVDSRWIATTDSVDDRTRGERGLEPLKDGERLTRNGRNGSVEWYLSDEGQRYNDLPLEYDDGLLKVLMDNGVDKALAQHVAHLFTKDPITILSTQIYVDDEKCSDCFDSIQGTTWRSIRFKPPPANSDIGWRVEFRPMDIQITDFENAAAVCFIILLAKVIVHFNLNTLIPLSKVEENMMRAQKRDAVNKEKLWFRKDTTSHATDQPIDQEYGEFSLNEIINGKQGHFIGIIPLINSYIDSCNVDTETRNTIQRFLDLFGGRASGKLLTDAAWMRKQIINHPDYKEDAVVSERINYDLLKSIDLIAHGHQPCPDLFGSHLLPKIP
- the LOC130671409 gene encoding glutamate--cysteine ligase-like isoform X1, translated to MPQVAAGASLTWEETKEVSEYIKHHGILQFINLYKKNKDTRDDEFKWGDEIEYMIVKFDDEEKTAKTLFDSHNLMPKLNRKELVDLDYLFDFNRRTANRLWSYEYSSYQIESKPGKPYGAPLAEFNKVETNMLRRRVEAREFLKPDESLLTVTSFPRLGCSNFCYPAAKPTPEEGINASLFLPDEAICQGLDRMRAISISVKLRRNQGLSINIPIYRDKNVAVPFREDLVALGSDGKGQREAKDDHVYMDAAGFGLGCCCLQTTLLGRDIIQARELYDQLTAFCPVMVALTAAAPVFRGYLTDVDSRWIVTRDSGDDRTPGERGVEPLKEDETLMRSGRYGAVEWYLSKEGQRYNDLPLEYDKKWLNSLMDNGVDKILAQHIAHLFARDCISILSTQVYIDDEKRSDCFESIQGTTWRSMRFKPPPADSDIGWRVEFRPMDIQITDFENAAAVCFIILLAKIIVHFNLNTLIPLSKVEENMMRAQKRDAVNKEKLWFRKDIMSHATDQPIDQEYGEFSLNEIINGKQGHFIGIIPLINSYIDSCNVDTETRSTIQQFLNLFGGRASGKLLTDAAWMRKQIINHPDYKEDAVVSERINYDLLKSIDLIARGHQPCPDLFGSHLLPKIP
- the LOC130671409 gene encoding glutamate--cysteine ligase-like isoform X2, coding for MPQVAAGASLTWEETKEVSEYIKHHGILQFINLYKKNKDTRDDEFKWGDEIEYMIVKFDDEEKTAKTLFDSHNLMPKLNRKELVDLERTANRLWSYEYSSYQIESKPGKPYGAPLAEFNKVETNMLRRRVEAREFLKPDESLLTVTSFPRLGCSNFCYPAAKPTPEEGINASLFLPDEAICQGLDRMRAISISVKLRRNQGLSINIPIYRDKNVAVPFREDLVALGSDGKGQREAKDDHVYMDAAGFGLGCCCLQTTLLGRDIIQARELYDQLTAFCPVMVALTAAAPVFRGYLTDVDSRWIVTRDSGDDRTPGERGVEPLKEDETLMRSGRYGAVEWYLSKEGQRYNDLPLEYDKKWLNSLMDNGVDKILAQHIAHLFARDCISILSTQVYIDDEKRSDCFESIQGTTWRSMRFKPPPADSDIGWRVEFRPMDIQITDFENAAAVCFIILLAKIIVHFNLNTLIPLSKVEENMMRAQKRDAVNKEKLWFRKDIMSHATDQPIDQEYGEFSLNEIINGKQGHFIGIIPLINSYIDSCNVDTETRSTIQQFLNLFGGRASGKLLTDAAWMRKQIINHPDYKEDAVVSERINYDLLKSIDLIARGHQPCPDLFGSHLLPKIP